In the genome of Primulina eburnea isolate SZY01 chromosome 13, ASM2296580v1, whole genome shotgun sequence, the window TTTGAATGAAAGCAGCAGAGCAAAGAATAGAAGCGACGAATGCAAAAAAACCCAACCCAAGCATCAGCGAAACTCCAGCCACCATAAAGTCCAGCACGCATTGCACACTTAATCCCATCATCAAGAAAACCATTTCGCCCCCTTACTTTCTTGAATCAATTGTACGATTCTTTATTCGAGTCAAGGGGCTCTGGGTTTATCTTGTAGCACGATAATGCAAACAGGTAGAGATACGTTATATAGATGAGGATGAGGATTTGGGTTTCTGCAAGGGAAAGTTTTCGTCTTGGGAAGGTCGACACATAGCCAGGCAGCTGACACAGCCGCAGTTCTTGCGGTCCAACCAAATACCGTGAGCTCCGAAAATAAACGTTCCACGTTTTTTTGCCATTTTTTGTGTAAACGAGGTTACGGcaggttttttttattatatattttaagtaAATAATACATTATTTATGCTGTATCACCACTAATTTATTTTAGATTTTATAATACACTggtattttttcaaaatatttaaatttaccaagaggtttcaaaataatttaaattagttTTTTCTCCATTCAGCTCGCTTCCTGAAAAATCATCATCTGGAAAATGGAGAATTTTATATAatctattttataaaaaaataataattcatcGCTGTATCCTTCTCTTGGTCTTGGGGTTCGCATTTCATTactaaaataatacattttggctgcgtttggttggaaggataggataaactaatgattagtacgtaaatgatTTTGGTaagattgtaatatatggtgtaaaataatattatgtttggtaagatttttaagtgtaggataattttgaatttttggatgaaaagacgaaattgcccttcCCCTACGCGACGGCGGCGGCCGGGCGGAAATGGTGGCTAGTTTCCGGAaaaatagcgacggattttaaaaaccgtcgctattagcgacggttttaatagcgacggtttttgagaaaccgtcgccgatctgggtttgaattattttagttaCTAAAAAATTTGACATTTAGCGACCGTTTGaaaacaaaccgtcgctatttgcgacggttttttacaaaccgtcgctaaacaaTGGACGGCCGGTGCCTCGGCTGCGGTTGGCGGTCCGTCGGCGGTCGACCGTTGGTCGGCCGCGGCGGTTGTGGAGGCGGCAGTCGGTGGCGGGAAGTGGCGGTAAGTTTGATTTtaggcgggaagtggtggtgagtttgaatttaggagaagggcaaaattggaaaaataggtGGTATTAAGAGagggataaataatcctaggggtgaggatgtattattttaacctaactaatataacctaatcattcataagagggattgacttggttaaataatcaccCAACCAAACGCCGGATAGAGTAGGATAAAATTATCTATCCTACCCAATCACCCCAACCAAACGTTACCTTTGAGTAGATTTTGAGTTTGTCGGCAGTAGACACAGcgtttagacaaaaacttgtgttagacgatctcatgaatcatattttgtgagataaatcTTTTATTGAGTCATGaatgaaaaaaattactttttatgctaaaagtattattttttattgtgaatatcgataaggttTACTCGTTTGACATAGAAAAATTTGTGAAAGCCGTCTCATAAATAACCTAAATATGACTGCTCGTATATTTGTTACCGTCGCCCATTCTTGCATTAGTTCTCGTGTTTTTTACGACTGCTTCTGTTTTTATCATTGTACcctattttattttaatgaaggCTTTGAGTtggtttcaaaaaaataaattacgtCAAATTCGGAAAGGTGACCTCTTTATCGTCCCACCTGTATTCTATGCTATATCGAATCAACCGAGTTAATTTGATCATATATGCCACGCCAGTATTTACAATTACACTGATGCAGCTGCTATACAAGATATATCAATAATCCTTTCTTCACAGATCAGCAGCATCATATTGTTAAAGACGGCCAGAAAAATGAAGATCATCCCCTTCCTTCAAACATGCTAAATGCTAACCGGTCCAACGCCTAAATGATCAAGAAAACTCGAACTCATTCACGACACATGATAAGGAAGCATCTCTTTAGCTAAACTCAAATGATGCAGAAACGAAACATGTCTGTTACCAGATGTTGGCATTGGTTTCCTGATATGTCTGGAAACAGGATCCTTAATTTCAATGACAACTGCATCCGATGTCAAAAACGTCTTAGCCACAGAGGATGCATGCTCCAAGCAACAACGAACAACCTGTTTTGGCATACAAAAGATCCTCACGGGTCAGCTCTAAGtgatatttgaaaagaaaaagaaaaaaacctCAGTTTCACCTTAGTAGGATCCAAGATTCCAGCAGCCATCAAGTCCTCGTATCTGCCTTTTGCAGCATTATATCCATACCTTAAGTCACCTGATGACAGAATCTGCACCCGGAACTTCCAAAATGTTACATAACGAAGCTTTTTTCATCGGTTCATACTACACAAAATTTTACTTGAATTGTATTTAGAGcaccagattcgacgactgtctcCAATGTACCCAGACGAGTCTTTGGACAATTTTGAGATGGGTGACTCCCGGCAAATTTTCTAAGGTGCATGCGAGTAAGGACATAAGCACTctagaaagactcgtcttgatacagtagAATAGTCGTCGAATCTAGAACGTTACGTTGCAGACTTATAATAGATTAAAGCGGAGAGACCTTTTCAATAACAGTGTTCCCATTTACACCAGCATTTTTTGCAATCTGCCTTGCAGGGTATGTCAAAGCTCTTTTTAATATATCTGCTCCAATCTGAACACACATTATCAGGCCAACGTCACCAGGTCATGAATTAATAAGTACACGCAAATAGTACATACTTTAATGGAAACCC includes:
- the LOC140810674 gene encoding uncharacterized protein, with translation MVFLMMGLSVQCVLDFMVAGVSLMLGLGFFAFVASILCSAAFIQNAKEIS